The following coding sequences are from one Lolium rigidum isolate FL_2022 chromosome 6, APGP_CSIRO_Lrig_0.1, whole genome shotgun sequence window:
- the LOC124659860 gene encoding uncharacterized protein LOC124659860 has product MDGGNMNNVNGTSNSYSGDVVRNVDGQDHLTHLLADIIEKQEITQQRQIQIVEHIARSDGKRNRLGDFQKLRPPTFLGTSNPLEAEDWIIAMEKAFDAMSCTDNERVSFAMYMLQSSAFEWWDAHRKSYEQDVQITWKLFKEAFYQKYFPESVKRIKEKEFLELKQGHKSVSDYEIEFSRLARFAPAFVQTDSSKARRFESGLCQPLKRRVEAFELNSFREVVNKAQLLEKGYHDEVEEVQQKSKKPKFNMHQHEEDFQEEVRFSMSTGQVSNAREIPCPICNGDHPPHFCPYRWGRCYKCGQAGHTQNRCPSLKLNIPIAQVAPSKPALLPAPAQPLYLTGPSLLNNSSCQAPAPNKVPHGQTNKGEKNVGRNHAQVYNIIKTNKEEPDKEIPGNI; this is encoded by the coding sequence ATGGATGGTGGGAACATGAACAATGTGAATGGTACTAGCAATAGCTACTCTGGGGACGTGGTCCGTAATGTAGATGGACAAGACCATCTGACCCATTTACTTGCTGATATTATTGAAAAGCAAGAAATAACCCAACAAAGGCAAATACAAATAGTAGAACACATTGCGAGGAGTGATGGGAAACGTAATAGACTTGGAGATTTTCAAAAGTTAAGGCCTCCAACATTTCTtggtacatctaatcctttggaaGCTGAAGATTGGATTATTGCCATGGAAAAAGCCTTCGATGCAATGAGTTGTACTGACAACGAGAGAGTTTCCTTCGCAATGTACATGCTACAGTCTAGTGCGTTCGAGTGGTGGGATGCTCATAGGAAGTCTTACGAGCAAGATGTTCAAATTACATGGAAGTTATTTAAGGAAGCTTTCTATCAAAAGTATTTTCCAGAAAGTGTTAAAAGGATAAAAGAGAAGGAATTCCTTGAATTAAAACAAGGGCACAAGTCAGTTTCAGATTATGAAATTGAGTTTTCTAGACTTGCTCGATTTGCCCCTGCTTTTGTTCAAACTGATAGTTCAAAGGCCCGACGGTTTGAGAGTGGATTGTGCCAACCTCTTAAACGACGTGTCGAAGCCTTTGAGTTGAACTCTTTCAGGGAGGTTGTGAACAAAGCTCAACTCTTAGAAAAAGGTTACCATGACGAAGTGGAGGAGGTGCAACAAAAATCAAAGAAGCCCAAATTCAATATGCATCAACATGAGGAGGACTTTCAAGAAGAAGTGAGGTTTTCAATGTCTACGGGTCAAGTTTCTAATGCCCGCGAAATACCATGTCCTATTTGCAATGGAGATCACCCTCCTCATTTTTGTCCATACCGTTGGGGAAGATGCTACAAGTGTGGACAGGCCGGACACACTCAAAATCGGTGTCCATCTCTGAAGCTGAATATCCCTATAGCTCAAGTCGCTCCATCAAAACCAGCATTATTACCGGCGCCTGCACAACCTTTGTATTTGACTGGACCCAGTCTGCTAAATAATTCATCATGTCAAGCTCCGGCGCCAAATAAGGTTCCTCACGGACAAACAAATAAGGGAGAGAAaaatgttggaagaaatcatgccCAAgtctataatataatcaagactaACAAAGAGGAGCCTGATAAGGAAATACCAGGTAACATCTAA
- the LOC124665642 gene encoding UMP-CMP kinase 1-like isoform X1 produces the protein MAGANKGYDGSMPPGKKLKIVFVIGGPGSGKGTQCSKIVNQFGFTHLSAGDLLRQEAKSNTEQGTMIKNLMHEGKLVSSEIIVRLLLKAILASGNDKFLIDGFPRNEVNRQAYEKIVNIDPEFVLLIDCSREEMERRILHRNQGRDDDNVETIRRRFEVFQESTLPVIQHYEKMGKLRRVDGNRQPDIVFEDVKAIFAQLNTQGSNISIAQTNPFKRWFLHLCCGCFDVQDGRN, from the exons ATGGCAGGTGCAAACAAG GGTTACGATGGTTCAATGCCCCCCGGCAAAAAGTTAAAAATTGTGTTTGTCATAG GAGGGCCTGGCAGTGGCAAAGGCACTCAGTGCTCCAAGATTGTGAACCAGTTTGGGTTTACCCATCTGAGTGCTGGAGATCTTCTCCGGCAAGAAGCTAAATCGAATACCGAGCAAGG TACAATGATCAAGAATCTCATGCATGAAGGAAAGCTTGTATCTTCCGAGATCATCGTCAGGCTACTGTTGAAGGCCATCCTTGCAAGTGGAAATGATAAGTTCCTTATTGATGGATTTCCACGGAATGAAGTGAACCGCCAAGCGTACGAGAAAATC GTTAACATTGACCCTGAGTTCGTACTATTGATTGATTGCTCGAGGGAAGAGATGGAGCGGCGCATTCTTCACCGAAATCAG GGAAGAGATGATGACAACGTTGAAACCATCAGGAGGAGGTTTGAAGTTTTCCAGGAATCAACTCTGCCTGTTATTCAGCACTATGAGAAAATGGGGAAGCTCCGAAGG GTTGATGGTAACAGGCAACCGGACATAGTGTTTGAAGACGTGAAGGCCATTTTCGCGCAACTAAACACTCAG GGTAgcaatataagcatagcacaaacTAACCCATTCAAGCGTTGGTTCCTCCACCTGTGTTGTG GTTGCTTCGATGTGCAAGATGGGAGGAATTGA
- the LOC124665642 gene encoding UMP-CMP kinase 1-like isoform X2, which yields MAGANKGYDGSMPPGKKLKIVFVIGGPGSGKGTQCSKIVNQFGFTHLSAGDLLRQEAKSNTEQGTMIKNLMHEGKLVSSEIIVRLLLKAILASGNDKFLIDGFPRNEVNRQAYEKIVNIDPEFVLLIDCSREEMERRILHRNQGRDDDNVETIRRRFEVFQESTLPVIQHYEKMGKLRRVDGNRQPDIVFEDVKAIFAQLNTQQYKHSTN from the exons ATGGCAGGTGCAAACAAG GGTTACGATGGTTCAATGCCCCCCGGCAAAAAGTTAAAAATTGTGTTTGTCATAG GAGGGCCTGGCAGTGGCAAAGGCACTCAGTGCTCCAAGATTGTGAACCAGTTTGGGTTTACCCATCTGAGTGCTGGAGATCTTCTCCGGCAAGAAGCTAAATCGAATACCGAGCAAGG TACAATGATCAAGAATCTCATGCATGAAGGAAAGCTTGTATCTTCCGAGATCATCGTCAGGCTACTGTTGAAGGCCATCCTTGCAAGTGGAAATGATAAGTTCCTTATTGATGGATTTCCACGGAATGAAGTGAACCGCCAAGCGTACGAGAAAATC GTTAACATTGACCCTGAGTTCGTACTATTGATTGATTGCTCGAGGGAAGAGATGGAGCGGCGCATTCTTCACCGAAATCAG GGAAGAGATGATGACAACGTTGAAACCATCAGGAGGAGGTTTGAAGTTTTCCAGGAATCAACTCTGCCTGTTATTCAGCACTATGAGAAAATGGGGAAGCTCCGAAGG GTTGATGGTAACAGGCAACCGGACATAGTGTTTGAAGACGTGAAGGCCATTTTCGCGCAACTAAACACTCAG caatataagcatagcacaaacTAA